A stretch of DNA from Candidatus Atribacteria bacterium:
CATAGCAATGGTACCCTGGCGTGCTGGATGAGGGGTTTTAGCAACAGCATGAGCCATACTGGCACTACCTAAACCAGCTTCGTTAGAGAATATTCCTCTTGCTACTCCGAATCTCATAGCTTGAGCTACGGTAGCCCCGGCAAATCCACCAAAAGCAGCCCTCCCAGTAAAGGCCGATTTAAATATCTCTCCAATAGCCCAGGGGAGAAGATTGATTTTAGCGATGATAATAATCAATGCCCCTATGATGTAAAAAATAGCCATAAAGGGGACTAATTTTTCAGTCACTTCCCCGATTCTTTTAATTCCACCGACAACAACTATCCAGGCTAAAAAGGCCAATACAATACCAGTAACTACTACCGGGATATTAAATACGCTATTCCCTACTAAGGCCATAGAGTTGGTTTGGACCGCATCTCCGATACCGAAAGCAGCGATTGCACCAAAGAAGGCAAAAAGCCAGCCTAACCATCCTTGCCCTAACCCTTTTTTGATAAAATACATCGAACCTCCGGCAAAGGCGCCGTCTTTATCTTTGATCCGGTATTTTACTCCCAGGGTAGCTTCACACATTTTAGTACACATTCCGAAAAGGGCAGTTATCCACATCCAGACTAATGCTCCCGGCCCACCGGCAGCAACTGCAGTAGCCACTCCGGCGATATTACCGTTTCCTACTGTGGCGGCAAGGGTTGAGGTAAGAGCTTGAAAAGGAGTGATGTCTCCTTCTTCCTTTGAGGAATCTTCTTTCTTAAAAGCACCTTTAAAGATTAATTTCCAGGCATAACCGGTATGTAAAAATTGCGGGAAACCTAATCTGATAGTTAAGAATATTCCAGTTCCTACTAATGCTATCATCATGGGTGGTCCCCAGACAAAATCATCAAGGATCGTCAAGAAATCCATAATAGCTGTCATAAATAAAAATCCTCCTACATTATATTATTAATACTTGAAAGATAGTTAAAAATTAAGGTAAGAATAATGTGTTATGCTAGAAATAAAATTAATAGTTTTTGTTCTGGTAATTTTAAGCAGGCACTTATTAAATAGGTTATCACCTCCTTATACGGTTATAAAGCAGTATTTTCATTGCATCACCTCACTGTCTATTAAAAAAATTTTCTATTGCTGTCATTTTTTGACTAATAATAATCTATTCGACAGTAAAGTTTAAAATCCTTCTTTTTTTGAGAAAAAAGTCAATTTATTTGTTTTTATCGTTTGTTAAATGGTTGTAGAAAAGGTGTTTTTACTACCTCAGCTTCAATCTCTTTATTTCTAATAACTATTTCTACCATGTTTCCCTTATCAGAAAAAGGTAGGTCCAAGAGAGCCATAGCATACACCTTTTTCAAAGAAGGACAATAATTTCCAGAAGTTATATATCCTATCTTTTTCCCCTCTTTCCTCACTTCCATTTTGCTTCTGGGGATACCACCTTGGGGGATATAAAGCCCTACTAATTTTCTGTGAACTCCTTTTTCCCGTATTTTAAGTAAAGCATCTTTTCCGATAAAATTTTCTTTTTCAAGTTTTACCGTCCAGCCTTGTCCGCTCTCCAGGGGATTTACAGTTTCATCGATATCATTACCATATAGCCAGTAACATACTTCAAATCTAGTGGTATCTCTTGCTCCCAATCCGCAAGGTTTTATTCCGAAATTTTGGCCTTCTTTGAGAACCCCTTGCCAGATAACTATGATATCTTCCGGCATAAAGGAATAGATTTCAAAACCATCTTCTCCGGTGTAGCCGGTTCGAGAAATAAGAATTTTTTTACCGAATAATTCCCCCATCATAAATTTAAAACGCCCCAATTCTTTAAGGGAAATTTCTCCCTTAAATAAAGTATCTAAAAGTTCACTTGCCTTAGGACCCTGGACTGCAACTTCTCCATAATTACGACTTTTATTTAATATTTCCACTTCAAAATTACCTTTATTTTTTACCACCCAATTATAATCTTTGATTGAATAATTCGGTGAGGCATTTATCACTAAAAGCACAAAATCCTCTTTTACTTTATAGACAAAAAGATCATCAACCTGGCCTCCGTGAGGGTAACATAAAGGAGAATATTTTATGTCCCCAT
This window harbors:
- a CDS encoding sodium:alanine symporter family protein, which gives rise to MTAIMDFLTILDDFVWGPPMMIALVGTGIFLTIRLGFPQFLHTGYAWKLIFKGAFKKEDSSKEEGDITPFQALTSTLAATVGNGNIAGVATAVAAGGPGALVWMWITALFGMCTKMCEATLGVKYRIKDKDGAFAGGSMYFIKKGLGQGWLGWLFAFFGAIAAFGIGDAVQTNSMALVGNSVFNIPVVVTGIVLAFLAWIVVVGGIKRIGEVTEKLVPFMAIFYIIGALIIIIAKINLLPWAIGEIFKSAFTGRAAFGGFAGATVAQAMRFGVARGIFSNEAGLGSASMAHAVAKTPHPARQGTIAMVGVMIDTLIICSMTGIVIVLTKSLETGLTSTALTAHAFSSVLGGVGGPIVAIGSLLFGYSTIITWCFYGQQCARFILGPMIVKPYAWLFVLVAFLGAVVKVPFVWLLTDALNGAMAIPNLIGLLFLSGVMAQELKDYFSNPELLNR
- the gcvT gene encoding glycine cleavage system aminomethyltransferase GcvT, with product MEELLLTPLHEEHLKLKARMIPFDGFDMPVQYTGIIEEHFAVREKVGIFDVSHMGEIELHGKDALPFADYLVTNSLIKMKDGDIKYSPLCYPHGGQVDDLFVYKVKEDFVLLVINASPNYSIKDYNWVVKNKGNFEVEILNKSRNYGEVAVQGPKASELLDTLFKGEISLKELGRFKFMMGELFGKKILISRTGYTGEDGFEIYSFMPEDIIVIWQGVLKEGQNFGIKPCGLGARDTTRFEVCYWLYGNDIDETVNPLESGQGWTVKLEKENFIGKDALLKIREKGVHRKLVGLYIPQGGIPRSKMEVRKEGKKIGYITSGNYCPSLKKVYAMALLDLPFSDKGNMVEIVIRNKEIEAEVVKTPFLQPFNKR